The DNA region NNNNNNNNNNNNNNNNNNNNNNNNNNNNNNNNNNNNNNNNNNNNNNNNNNNNNNNNNNNNNNNNNNNNNNNNNNNNNNNNNNNNNNNNNNNNNNNNNNNNNNNNNNNNNNNNNNNNNNNNNNNNNNNNNNNNNNAGATGATTCACAGCTTCAGTAGAAAGATTGGTTCTTTCTAAAGTTTTCAACAAGTTACACCAGAAGGTTACCTTGATAACGCAATCGCAACATCCGGGTACTTCCCAGTGTTTCTTTCAGCATTTCGACTGTATATCTCAAATGTACCATCCTCCATAAAATGTATCTGCAGAAATTAATTGATGATAAGCCAAACCATGATGGCATACTTAAATAAGACAGATCTAAGTATAGCATTCACCCGCNAAGATGCATACGCCAACCTTAATATCATTGACATTCACATTTTTACGGGCTCGAGTGCTcaaaatctgagaaaaaaaaaacaagaaaatagaaaacaaaacatcaagTCAAATAGTCAAAGTAGCTAGCTTCAAGTTAAGTAAACTAATCCAGGTGAGAAAGAGTGTTATAACAGTTGATATATTTCAATAATCCTCTTCATACCAACACTAAACTTTAGTATGATCATAAGGAATTAGGTCAATCACCAAAACTATCCGCGAAAAGTGCCATAAAATATCCATAAATGTAACAAGGTTTGTTCAGAATGTTGGACAAATCATTGGTTAGACAGTGTCAAAACCGGAAAATCTGATCTAAAAGGGTATTATCGTTATGCTATGCTTATTTTGTTAACTCACTGACTAGTGGCTAACAAGATGAAAACTAGATCACATTAATATTTCTCTGGCAATTTAAAATAGAATACTAAAATGAATAGGCAGAATTTAAGGCTGAAACCATACGTGANAATGGCGGAATAATGAACCCAAACAAATGAACAGAAAAAATATGTGGCAATTGGTGCATACCTGAAGTAAACGTGTTAAGTAAAGAGGTTCACAGTCTGTTGTTGCCACAAGAAGTGCCTTCAttcggttcttcttcttttccgtACTATCTTTTCCACTTTCCTGCAATAATTAACATGCAGTAGTCCCACACATATCtgattgtcaaacaaaagaAGGTTGATTGAATCTCATTCAAATCATAACCTAAATTGCAAGCATTCAAAAGCCATAAACAGTCATGGGTTCAAAATACCATAGCAATTCGTCGAAACGTATCAAAAACCTTGACAACAGTCAACGGTTCGGGCTTAAACATCATAGTCTGAGTCGAACGGCTTCCTTTTGCTACAAGCCCCAAGTCTCCCAGTTCCTATAAATGGAGTACAATTTCAGAACTGCTAACTTTCTTATTCTAAAACCTTATTGCAATCACATTCCACTAGACAGGTTCATTGGATTATAAAGCAACCAAAATTACaagtaaatagaaaaaaagtcaACATACCGTATTCTGTTTCTTAACCTGATCCTCAGTCCTACCAAAAGCTTCAGAGATTGCCTTGATGATTGAACCCTCACCAATTCCCAATTCTATACCTTCATGAGCAGGAGCAATCTCATTGGCAGAAAGATAAACAGTAGCAACCAAATCCTCAGGTGTAGTGGCAATAACGGTTCTCAACNGCCCGAATTAAGTAGACACCAATATATTACCTGTGCACGTTCTCCATCATATTTGTATTCACATGTGAAAACGATGTCCTGGAATTTATTCAGTATCTCTGCTACACCTTTGGTTGGTTTTGCAAGCATGGGTCCAATTGGAACACCCAGTGTAAAGTTACAAGTTTTTGAAAGATTCCACACACCACCAGATAGAAGGGCAGGAACAATAATGTCATAGACAGGAAGCACCGTGAATACTTGTTTAACAATCTTCGCAGCCTACAAGGATAGAGCAAAAAGATGGATCTAGGAAAGAAGTGTCTTGACAAATTACACGTGTTCAaaacatcagaaaaaaaaaagaaaacagaactgTATATGAGGTAAATTGTGACCTACATAGAGATCCTACAGCCTCGCGTAACATTCTTAATTCCTTCTAGTAGCTCAGAAATTATATTCTTACTCACAGAACTCAAAAAAGAATGGATTCTGATATAAGtggaaaatacataaaaataaaaaactaaacgAGAAAGCAAACCTCTTCTAAAGGAGACTTGGTATTTGGCGGTGGCTTTGAGTGCTCTTCATTATATACAGCGGCTTGTCCCAAGGCAGCTAAGACAGTCTGACCTGAGAACCCTAAACGCAATTTTGCCTGCAAGGTAAATTTTAAGAATGGCGGAATAATGAACCCAAACAAATGAACAGNTGGGTTTCGCGGAATCAGAAACAGGCTCTACGGGATCCTCAGTTTTCGACACTGTACCTTCGGAAACAAGAGGTTTGGCCAAATCAGCGTCTTGGGTTTCCtcaattttccttttgttcGGAGAGCGAGACAAGGCAGANGAAGTAAACGTGTTAAGTAAAGAGGTTCACAGTCTGTTGTTGCCACAAGAAGTGCCTTCAttcggttcttcttcttttccgtACTATCTTTTCCACTTTCCTGCAATAATTAACATGCAGTAGTCCCACACATATCtgattgtcaaacaaaagaAGGTTGATTGAATCTCATTCAAATCATAACCTAAATTGCAAGCATTCAAAAGCCATAAACAGTCATGGGTTCAAAATACCATAGCAATTCGTCGAAACGTATCAAAAACCTTGACAACAGTCAACGGTTCGGGCTTAAACATCATAGTCTGAGTCGAACGGCTTCCTTTTGCTACAAGCCCCAAGTCTCCCAGTTCCTATAAATGGAGTACAATTTCAGAACTGCTAACTTTCTTATTCTAAAACCTTATTGCAATCACATTCCACTAGACAGGTTCATTGGATTATAAAGCAACCAAAATTACaagtaaatagaaaaaaagtcaACATACCGTATTCTGTTTCTTAACCTGATCCTCAGTCCTACCAAAAGCTTCAGAGATTGCCTTGATGATTGAACCCTCACCAATTCCCAATTCTATACCTTCATGAGCAGGAGCAATCTCATTGGCAGAAAGATAAACAGTAGCAACCAAATCCTCAGGTGTAGTGGCAATAACGGTTCTCAACATGTTACACAGAATATCAGTAATCACAATTCGACCACTTTCATTTGAAATCAGATCAAAAGCCAACGCAAGAAACAGAAACGGAACTCTCTCCCCTTTCTCCCAACAAGACACTTTCTCAGGATCGAAATCATTaggcttcttcttcaacaacccAATTTTGCTCTTCATCTCGCCAATTTTATCAGCTTTGCTCAAAGTCCTAGACTTTTTCGCTCCGGTCTTGGAATCTTCCGCAATCGACGACGTATCCGATCTGGGTTTCGCGGAATCAGAAACAGGCTCTACGGGATCCTCAGTTTTCGACACTGTACCTTCGGAAACAAGAGGTTTGGCCAAATCAGCGTCTTGGGTTTCCtcaattttccttttgttcGGAGAGCGAGACAAGGCAGAGGAGGTCTGAGGCGTCTTCTTCTTGGCAGCTGCGCGAGCATTGGACATAAGAGCGTCAAATGCAGAAGGGCGGTTAGAAGACATGGCTCTGTGGCACGAGCTAAGTCGCAAGTGGGAAACTCGGCGGCTAAAAGACAGCAAGACGGAGGAGAATTGAGTTTTAGTAGCGAGACAATGTACGTATCGGAGGCAATTTGATGATCGAATTGCTAACATCAGTCGAgtttgaaattagggttttagaaaGGGGGCAAAATTTGCAAACTTGAAGAAACCCACCCAGGTACAGTGTATTATGATATGGCGGCAGAATTGTTTTGCCCGCGTCTATTTCCTTTATTTTGGGCCAAATTAGGACCACCTTAAACGGGCtaagatattttagaattttaatggGCCGATCTGCAAGTTAGTGGGCTTGATGTTTTTGAGCTCTTTCACCAAATTCATATTTTTCCCATATACATGTGTTTTCCCAAATGTCTACTCTGGGTTTCCTATGTGTGTAATACAAAAGATCCTATACGTTTTGGTTGTAAAGGATAAGTAAAGGAAAGAAACACAAGATTGAAGCTAGGCTAGTCATTCTTGTTGTTGGATGATCAAAACGGAAGCTCTAGAAGGATAATATTCAGATGCTAACAAATCCCCGATGACTCCAAGTTCGTCGAATTCCATCCATTCCCCAAGTCCTGTAGTGACTGTAGTACCAATCCCGCTTCTTCTACCGACTACAAATAGATCATAGTCGTACGCCACGGAGTGCAAAAATGTGGAAGTCTCTGTGCCATCAGCCACTGTCAACTCAatgatgctggagttatctcgAGGCCTCTCTTCAAGACTATTCTTGTACTCTGCCATTTGACTATGATTCCTCTTGCTACTCTCCTCGGTATGAGACGCAGGGATCAGACGCATCACCGTTAGATTCACTTTTTGGTTGCCTCTCATGTGGTTAGCTAATGCCAAGGCCTCTTTGTCGTCATTCCCACCCACGTAAATCAAGCATACCTGCACTCAGTATGTGATAATCAAGAAAGATTCAACATCTTTTCTTcatgtaaattaataaagaaaatgtaGAGTTACGTACGCGGCATGGAGATTCTACGGATTTGAGTTGCCAGATTGGTTTGCGATGAACCAAGATTCCGACAGAGCAAGGAGCTCGTTTCAGAACGCTACGATTAAGACCTCTTAGGTTTTGATCGTCTGAGGTAATGCCATATCCGTTAGCCCCCCAAGAGCGGTGAAACGAGAGGAGGATCAGATTTGAACCTTTATCAAGAGCAAACCAACATATGTGTTCATGCATCTCTTTAGCGGAAGTTAAAAACGTAAACATGTTTATGGAAGCGGTGTCCCAATAATTCTCTTGAAACAGTTGGAAAGAGCTTATGACATTTTCGGAATAAGACCGACTTCCAGGCTTTGGTTTCTGAAGCTGGTGGGAGATAAACGTGGGAGTAGCTTGACCCACTAGCTCGATTAGGTGAAGAACACAACACCTTATTGGAGAGTCTTTAGATGGGGAAGTAGCTCTAAGAAGGCTAATCATTGATGTTATGTTGTCTGGCTTGTTGATGCACACCAGCGTTTGCAGTTCTGAGTTATGTTTTAAGTTTCTTCTTCCGTAACACACTAATCTCTTTGACCGGTCATACAAGAAATGTATAGCCATTGGTGTTAACAAAGAGTTTACCAGAATGTATACGCCGAGGAGCGTAAAGAGCTCTAGACCAATCTTCTGTTAAAATACGAGAGAcattattaaaaacattaaaacatagaattaatatacaaataattatgatgatctatcattaattatatatatgactatatatagcAAAAATATTCTTACGTACGTCTTTTTCGAAGGCTTGGAGGACGTAAGACAACTCGAAACTACTCTTGGTGCCCATGATAATACCTAGGATAATTGAGTCTCGCAAGGGCATCTTTGCAGCTAGGGCGAGTAAGAACGAAGTAGCAAGTTTCGCTATGTATAAGATAGAAAGGAATGAAAAGCACTCGTACATATGACCCTGTTTTCCATTTCCAAACCCCTTTCGTAAATACGACCAATCTAGTTTAATCATGCTAAGTGATCCAAAGAGGGGTAAAAAAATGCCCTCATTGAAACTCTCGAATTTTCGTATAAAAAGTGATCCTAATGGTGGTCCGTTAGGGATAGCCAAACCAAGAACAAATGCCCCCAACGGTCCGAAGAATAAGAAGTGACTCCAGAAAAGATAAGATAAGTAAGCCAGCGAGAGACCGATGGAGAGATAGATGTTCTTCACTGGCGCTCCTTCTGGCGTATTTCTGATAACCCAATGCATAAATTGCCGCACAAGatacaaacaaataaagaatAGCATCATACCAACTCCCATACGTATTCTATTAATTTCATCGCGGCTTATGTTTTTCCATACACTCAAGAAAAAGGCAAGCATATCCGTTACCATCCCAGATGACTGAGCTATTTGGCCGAACTCAGTGTGTGAACTATTTTGAGGTCGGTAAGGAGCATGTTGAGGCAAGTGAAGGGCGTCATGCTCATGGTGAATATCATTACAGCATACTCCATATCTGTCATGGTCGGGATACTTGATTTCTCTCTAGATGAATAAATGACTTTTCCGATTTGCAATGGGATGATCATTGAGGTGAGTCCAATCACAACACTCTTCGTTCCAGACTTTTTGATCATTCCAACATCCGTAGTCACTCCTCTTAGGAACCAATCTAGGGTAAAAGCAAATGCGCCAATAGTCTCAGCAACATTTGGCATATACTTGTTATcattgataaatatatgctgAAACCGTGACATTTCCACCCACTGAAACACCTCGCTGAAGACTGCCCCAACCttcaaaaaaacaagagaacatGGAGTATTTTATCCGAACATCGCTGATCAAATCTGGACATTATTAGAAACCTCCTAATTACTTACAAGCATCATGGAGGTAAACTTAGGGATAGGAACACGTAACTTCTTGAACAAGATATCAAAAAAACGCCAGAATACGAATGTGGAGAGAATTATGATCTCCAGTTGAGGAAGAGGGTACTCCCAGAATTCCATTCCCGTAGATCCGGAAGCCATCTTTTCTGTTACGCCGTCTGAGTTCAACATTATATGTGGACTTACATCGCAAACCATCTTCCCCCCCCCATCTCTGCTCTTTTCCCATTGTTGTCCAACATGATTTCTTGGCCCCAAGTCCCATATTCTGCATCCATTTGAGACAAATAACCTCCTTGTCTAtgtataaccaaaaacaaaacaacaagaagaaaattataaaaaatcttGACAATGAAAAGGTTTTGCAGTCAAAGGAAGAACTAAAAAAACCGGTCAAATGGATATCACACAGATCCCataaaaaatctctaaaaaaaaattaaaaaaataaatctctaAAATTAGCATAAGGTATAAATATAGGGATTGTACGGTCCAGgtgttatctttgttttttggcCTTTTTAAGCTGTATTGCTTTAAAACAAAATGATCTCCTTAGGCACTCTAAACAAACAGCCATTTAGATAGGGTGATGGCCATTAATTAGGACCTCAAAATCAATCTTTAACGCCTtatgtaatttattataattaacgTTCGGTATTCATTCTTTGTTAAACAGACCATGTTATTACAAGAGAATCTATATTAGAATTGTGACAACAAGGGCAGCTAAGGTTGAAAGAAGATCATCATACAGTAGGCTAGCTCTACCATAAGAAAGTactcaaattttattattaatttcaaaaatatttgatcAAAATCGTGAGGTTATTATATAAGAAGAAACTCGAATCATTTTTACTCCATAACTTTCTAAACTAATCTTTGATGTAGagaaaaaatacaacattaaacAAATGATCCTgagcatatacatatatcatcTCAGATTACTTCTTAGATAgccttttttggctttttgtaTGATGAATGTACTCTTGTTTTTGTACAACCAACACTGATGCTCTCGAAGGATATTCATGTGATGCTAATAAATCTCCAATGGGTCCCAATTCATCGAACTCTGTCCATTCACTAATTCCGCTAGTAGGCTCAGTACCTATTCCACTGCTTCTTCCAACGATAAACAAGTCATAATCATTTGCCATTCCTCGCAAGGTTTTTGAAGTCTCAGATCCATCAGAAACCGCCTTATCGATGTATTTCACCttgtcatcattttttttacGTTGGACCCAATAATGTTACTCACGTTCTCCTTTAGATTAACCATTTGGTGCTGCTCCCACTCCTGGTTCTCCAATTCAGCAAATTTTGGAATGAATCTTATGATCGTTAGGCTTGTTCCCTTTTCTGTCAGTCTCATTCGATTTGCTATCGCCAAAGCTTCTATATCGTCGTTTCCACCgttaaaaaccaaacatatctGCAGATATGAGAACTTTCTTAATTAGGTTACTCTTATATATTTAGGCCCAAACGGTTAGatatagttataaaataaaataaaataatgaaaagtgTTATATATTTGGGGGTACACTATACCTTGCTCTGGTACTTAGCCAGATGAGATTCGACGATGGGCTTGCGATAGATGAAGATTCCAACAGAGCATGGGGCTCGTTTCAGGACGTTAATGTTGAGAACTCTCAGCTTATCATCGTTGGAAATAATATTGGATCGATCAGTAGACCAGGTTCGATGGAAAGGAAGCACAATCAGCGATAGGCTTCTGGATAGGGCTAGCCAACAAATGTCCTCATGCATGTGTTGAGACATGGAGATGGAAGTGAAAATATCCAGTGATGTATAGTCAAAGAAATTTTTCTGAAAGCGACGGAAGGAGTTTATGACATTGTCCGAACAAGACGTACTCCCGGGCTCTGGTTGTTGCAACTGGTGGGAAATGAACATGGGATTGGCTTGACCCAAAAGTTCAATGAGGTGAAGTATGTTACACGCCATTGGAGAATCTTTTGATGGGTTGAAACCTTCCAAAAGGTTGGTCATCGAAGTTATGTGATCAGGTTTGGAGACGCATATAAGACATGGGAGCTCCGCGCCTTCTTTCAAGATGATCAAATTCCTTTTTCGGTAGCATTTGAATCTTTTGGTTCGGTCATGCACGAGCTCCAAGGCCATTGGTATAAATATAGAGTTGAAGAGGGTGAAGGTAGATAGGATTGTGAAAACCTCTGGCCTTATTTGCTGTGAAAGATGTTCNNNNNNNNNNNNNNNNNNNNNNNNNNNNNNNN from Camelina sativa cultivar DH55 chromosome 3, Cs, whole genome shotgun sequence includes:
- the LOC104766332 gene encoding LOW QUALITY PROTEIN: cation/H(+) antiporter 6B-like (The sequence of the model RefSeq protein was modified relative to this genomic sequence to represent the inferred CDS: deleted 4 bases in 2 codons); amino-acid sequence: MDAEYGTWGQEIMLDNNGKRAEMGGKMVCDVSPHIMLNSDGVTEKMASGSTGMEFWEYPLPQLEIIILSTFVFWRFFDILFKKLRVPIPKFTSMMLVGAVFSEVFQWVEMSRFQHIFINDNKYMPNVAETIGAFAFTLDWFLRGVTTDVGMIKKSGTKSVVIGLTSMIIPLQIGKVIYSSREKSSIPTMTDMEYAVMIFTMSMTPFTCLNMLLTDLKIVHTEFGQIAQSSGMVTDMLAFFLSVWKNISRDEINRIRMGVGMMLFFICLYLVRQFMHWVIRNTPEGAPVKNIYLSIGLSLAYLSYLFWSHFLFFGPLGAFVLGLAIPNGPPLGSLFIRKFESFNEGIFLPLFGSLSMIKLDWSYLRKGFGNGKQGHMYECFSFLSILYIAKLATSFLLALAAKMPLRDSIILGIIMGTKSSFELSYVLQAFEKDKIGLELFTLLGVYILVNSLLTPMAIHFLYDRSKRLVCYGRRNLKHNSELQTLVCINKPDNITSMISLLRATSPSKDSPIRCCVLHLIELVGQATPTFISHQLQKPKPGSRSYSENVISSFQLFQENYWDTASINMFTFLTSAKEMHEHICWFALDKGSNLILLSFHRSWGANGYGITSDDQNLRGLNRSVLKRAPCSVGILVHRKPIWQLKSVESPCRVCLIYVGGNDDKEALALANHMRGNQKVNLTVMRLIPASHTEESSKRNHSQMAEYKNSLEERPRDNSSIIELTVADGTETSTFLHSVAYDYDLFVVGRRSGIGTTVTTGLGEWMEFDELGVIGDLLASEYYPSRASVLIIQQQE